The candidate division KSB1 bacterium genome segment GTGTCGACATTCGGTACGAACCCGAGAATCGGGAAAAAGGCCTTTTTGAGGTGAAGGAGCGGGTGGAGGCTATCGGACGCAGGTTCTTGCCCGTTCGAGGGGATATCGCTGACCTCGGGACTCACGAGCGAATTCTCCAGGAAGTGCTTGCAACGTACGGGCGGGTGGACGTACTGGTGAACAACGCCGGCGTAGCTCCCAAAGTCCGGCTCGACGTGCTCGAAACCACCCCCGAGAGCTACGACTGGGTCATGTCCGTCAACGCAAGAGGGACCTTCTTTTTCACGCAGCGTGTGGCACGCTGGATGGTGGAGTGGCTGGAGCAGGAACCCGAGGTCCCGCGTCCACGAATCGTCTTCATCACTTCGATCTCCGCCTACGTGTCCTCCGCATCGCGGGCCGAATACTGCATGTCTAAAGCGGCCCTGAGCATGGCCGCGCGGGTGTTTGCGGACCGACTGGCGCGCCACGGGATCCGGGTGTTCGAGGTGAGGCCGGGCATCATCCAGACCGACATGACCGCCCCTGTGAAAGAGAAATACGACAAGCTCATCTCCGAAGGCTTGGTTCCTCAGGGTCGTTGGGGGCTTCCGGAAGACGTTGGGAGGGCCGTAGTGGCTTTGGTGACCGGCTACTTCGACTACTCCACAGGCTTGACGGTCGAGGTTAGCGGTGGAATGAATATTCCGCGCCTGTGAACGGGTCGAATTCAAGGCCTGGGCTGGCGCACGCTCCCCGGGGGACAGTTTAGCCTTTGGCACGCTGCTGGTGGCGGGGGCCGCAGTGTCCTACACCCATTTCCCTCCGGCGATTTGTTTGCCAAACGCGGTGCCTGGTCTCGCCCTTTTCATTCAACGAGGCCCTTTCCTGAGGCCCTGCCATCGTGCCCACGATTCTCGCGCAGTGGAGGTGAATGGCAACGTAGCGATTTCCCCTTGCGCGGGAGCGGAGGCGTTGGTATATTTCAGATAGCCATGTCTGAAATCGAGGGAGCGATGATCATTTCCAAGTCGACTGTCTACGCTCTTCGAGCCCTGGTGTATCTGGTCCAGCACGGCACGGACCGAAGGCTTCCTGCCTCGGAGCTCGCCGCCGGTGTCGCCATCGCGGCGCCATTTTTCAGCAAGGTTGTACAGAAGCTTGTGCGCGCCGGCATTCTCGTAAGCAAGAGGGGCCCGGATGGCGGGGTGGCCCTGGCGCGCAGGCCTTCTGAGATCTCCCTGTGGGAGGTTGTTACCGCGGTGGAGGGCGAGGAATTTCTCGGGGGCTGCATCCTGGGGCTCGGTGCGTGCGACACCCGGCGTCCCTGCCCCTTGCACCAGGACTGGTTAGGAATCCGGGAGCGGATCATCGGGTTGCTACGTGCCCGGACGCTCGCGGATCTCGCTCATCGCGTTTCGGATACCGGAGCGAGACTAAGGCCAGACTCGATCACGATCGAGCATTGATCCCGAGAGGGCCAGAGTGGACTCAGCATCGAAAGAACTTCGGGAAAGGAAAACGGTTCGGGGCCAAAGGCCGCCGGGTACGGGGGCCATCGAGCCGCCAGAACGTTCAGCGCTCACAAAGGCGCTCGCGATCCTGCCAAAGCGAACTACCCCACAACAGAGGGCCGGTCGTAGTGCCGCACGTCATCTCCAGCTGTTGCGTTTTGCCGTCCAGACGACGATAACGCTCCTCAGCCTTTGGATCGGGCTCAGATTTTACCTGTTCGTCCGGGCGTTGGAGCAGGGCGGGACAGAGATAGATCTGTCCCTCCGCTCGCCGGGAGTTGAGGCGTACCTCCCCATCGCGGGCTTGATCGGGCTCAAGCACTGGGTGCTTTCGGGGCAGCTGAACGATGTCCACCCCGCAGCGGCTCTCTTTCTGCTCGGCGCACTTCTCACGGCCGTGCTCCTGAAAAAGGGCTTCTGCGGCTGGATCTGTCCCATCGGCTTTCTCTCGGAGAATCTCCGGCACCTGAGTCTCCGCCTTTATGGTCGGCGGTCCTGGAAGATGCCCCGGGCACTCGACTACCCGTTGCGCAGCCTGAAGTACCTTATTCTGGCCTTCTTCCTCTGGGCTATCCTTGCGCAAATGAACCGCAACGTGCTCGAGGAGTTCATTCAAAGCCCCTACCACCGCGTTGCGGACATCAAAATGCTCAAGTTCTTCACCGACATGTCGGCTACCACCGCGTATGCACTTCTTGGGTTGCTGCTGCTGTCCGTGCTTGTTCCGATGTCTTGGTGTCGGTACCTTTGCCCGTACGGGGCACTTCTCGGGGCCCTCAGCTGGCTCAGCCCGCTGAAGATCCGGAGGGAAGAGGGAACCTGCATCCATTGCGCTCTTTGTGTCCACGCATGTCCTGCCGCGCTTCCTGTGGATCAGGTCGCGACTGTACGCTCCGATGAATGCAGCGGGTGCCTCGAGTGCGTCGCTGCATGTCCAGTACCGGACACTCTCCGTGTCGCGGGGAGCAGGAGACGCCTAAACCTTCGCCCCGCCGTTTTTGCTGCCCTGGTAATAATGGTATTCTTTGGTCCGGTTCTCTGGGGCAGGATTACGGGGCGCTGGCGGAATTCGATCGGGGTAGAGGAGTACCGGAGGCACGTGAGGAATCTGCATCTCCCCGCGTACCAACACAACCGAGGCCGCGTTCCAACTCCCGAGCGTGAGCCATGAATGCGAGGGAATTCTACGCGCACTTGGCCCCCAGGTATGCGAGCCTCACAGGGGTAACGCCAGCTGCAGGGGTGGATCGGCAACTGGCCAGCCTTGTGGGGAGATTGGGCATAAAGCGCGTGGTGGACGTAGCTTGCGGCTCGGGCAAGCACGCAGCAGCGCTGGTTTCTCTTGGAGTAGCAACGGTAGGTGTCGACGCCTCGATTGAAATGCTGCGAGCCGCCAAGAAGTGCGAAAGGGGCATCTGGCTCATCGCTGGGGACATGCAGCACGTCGGGAACTTCCTCCGGCCTGGCTGGGATGCGGTCCTGTGCCTGGGCAATTCGTTGCCCCACCTCCTCAGCCAAAAGAGTCTCCTTGCTACTCTCAAGGGTTTCTGGCAGCTGCTGAGTCCAGGGGGGCACGCAATATTGCAGCTGCTCAACTACCCACTGCTGATTGCCAAGAACGAGCGGATTGTGGCGGTTACCCGATCCCAGGACTCAGTCTTTGTCCGCTTCAACGACTACCTGGGACGAGCAGTCCGATTCAATGTCCTGGAGATCCACTGGTCGGACACAGGCGTTGAACATCGCCTTATCAGCACAATGCTCAAGCCTTATGCCCCCGACGAAGTCTTGGAGGCGCTGAGAAGGACGGGATTTGTACAGGTCGGGATCTACTCCGGCCTCGGTCTTGAGCCGTTCATTCCATCCCAGTCGCGGAGTGCAGTGATTATCGCCCAAAGGCCAACGGCGAGCTGAGCCCTTGGGAGAGTAGGGAATACCCGATCATTTCTACAGGTTGGTGGGAGAGGAAACAGAAGCGCGCACAACTCAATTGTGGAGGAACAAGGTGTTTGACCCGTACCGCCGGAGAGTGGCAAAGCTTCAAGAGCTTATGGTCGAGAAAGACGTTGACCTGTTTATCATCGTGACGCCTGAGAACTACCTGTACTTCAGCGGGGACGTCAGGCGCCAGCCGCGCATGCTCATTCCAGCCTCGGGTGACCCCGCTCTGATCGTTTTCGCCAGCGAAGTGGACGAGGTGAGGAGCAGCAGCTGGGTACCCCGAATCCTGCCCTATCGCGCACTCCACGAGATGATGTTGAACATCATCGGCGAGGTCAGCCGCCTCGGAAAGGAAAGGCCTCGCATCGGGTTGGAAGTGGGCTTCCACGTGCCCTCCTTCCTGGTGGAACGCTTCCGGATCTCGAATCCAACTGCCGAGGTGGTCCAGGAAAGGACGCTGATTGAGATGGTGCGCAAGACCAAGGATGCCGAGGAGATTCAGGCAATCCGCAAGGCGTCAGAACTGGCCGATAAGGGCATGGAGCTGGTGGCGGCTATGTTACGGCCTGGGCTCCGCGAGAAAGACCTGGCTCTGGAACTGGACTACCAGCTCCGAAAGATGGGGGCTGACGGGTTGGGTTTTCCACCTTTCGTGAATTCCGGATACCGCAGCCTCTGGCTGCACGGTCTGGCAACCGATAAGTCCATCGAAAAGGGAGAGCTTGTACTGGTTGATTTCGCGCCCGTGTATCAGGGGTACTACGCCAACATCTCGCGGACTTTCGTGGTGGGCCGACCCCTCGACGAGCACCGAAGGGCGATGGGAACCTACGTCCAGATCCACCGAAATGCGTTAGAATCGCTGCGCCCTGGGATTCCCCTCTTTGAGGTTGAGCAACGGGTAGAGGATCATAGGAAATCCTTGCCTTACGGAGAGTATCTAATCCGAGGCCTGATCCACGGGATAGGCTTGGCCTTCGAGGAATTTCCCTTTCCCACCATCTTTCCGGAGGATGTGATGGCGACGCTGGATGAGGGGATGACGCTGGCCGTAGGACATCCCGTACTATCCGTCCCAGGGCTGGGCGGGTTCAAGCAGGAAGATACCGTCCTGCTGACGAGCGAAGGCCCCGAAGTCCTTACCCACTTTCGGTCGGGTTTGATCGAGGTCTAATATGGCTGAGGTAATACGCGATTTTGCGCTTGCTGTCCCTCGGGATGAGGTGAGTGCTTCCCTTTTCCACGCTGCCCGGCTGGGCACCTTTTTCCACACGGTTGAGCGGACCGAAGGGGAGGCAAATGAGGCGAAGTGGCATCTCAAGACAGCGTTTCGAGCAACGCTTGGCGCTCCCTATTTGTCGTGCAGGGTGACCGAACGAGCGGGGGACCGCTGTTCCTGGGAGGCGGAATCGACACATTTGCACTGGCGCGGGGAGTTTGTCCTGGTGGAGGTAGCTCCTGGTCAGACGCAGGTCCACCTGGCTTTGCGCATCGAGGACACTGGGCCTCTTGCAGCCGTCCACAACGCCATGATAGGCGTACAGATACACAACGTAGCCAAACTTTTCGAGGCGAAGGTAAGGGAAGTCCTGGAGGCGAAGCGTGATGCTTGACCCCGTTAGGCTAAGCGAAAAAGAGCGCGAGGTCTTCCAGCGCGTGATCACGGTCAGGGATCCCGAATTCGGCCATACTCTGGGTGAACGC includes the following:
- a CDS encoding class I SAM-dependent methyltransferase, with the protein product MNAREFYAHLAPRYASLTGVTPAAGVDRQLASLVGRLGIKRVVDVACGSGKHAAALVSLGVATVGVDASIEMLRAAKKCERGIWLIAGDMQHVGNFLRPGWDAVLCLGNSLPHLLSQKSLLATLKGFWQLLSPGGHAILQLLNYPLLIAKNERIVAVTRSQDSVFVRFNDYLGRAVRFNVLEIHWSDTGVEHRLISTMLKPYAPDEVLEALRRTGFVQVGIYSGLGLEPFIPSQSRSAVIIAQRPTAS
- a CDS encoding 4Fe-4S binding protein; its protein translation is MDSASKELRERKTVRGQRPPGTGAIEPPERSALTKALAILPKRTTPQQRAGRSAARHLQLLRFAVQTTITLLSLWIGLRFYLFVRALEQGGTEIDLSLRSPGVEAYLPIAGLIGLKHWVLSGQLNDVHPAAALFLLGALLTAVLLKKGFCGWICPIGFLSENLRHLSLRLYGRRSWKMPRALDYPLRSLKYLILAFFLWAILAQMNRNVLEEFIQSPYHRVADIKMLKFFTDMSATTAYALLGLLLLSVLVPMSWCRYLCPYGALLGALSWLSPLKIRREEGTCIHCALCVHACPAALPVDQVATVRSDECSGCLECVAACPVPDTLRVAGSRRRLNLRPAVFAALVIMVFFGPVLWGRITGRWRNSIGVEEYRRHVRNLHLPAYQHNRGRVPTPEREP
- a CDS encoding Rrf2 family transcriptional regulator encodes the protein MIISKSTVYALRALVYLVQHGTDRRLPASELAAGVAIAAPFFSKVVQKLVRAGILVSKRGPDGGVALARRPSEISLWEVVTAVEGEEFLGGCILGLGACDTRRPCPLHQDWLGIRERIIGLLRARTLADLAHRVSDTGARLRPDSITIEH
- a CDS encoding 3-ketoacyl-ACP reductase — protein: MEMRQVALVTGAGQGIGRGIALELARHGFDVAGVDIRYEPENREKGLFEVKERVEAIGRRFLPVRGDIADLGTHERILQEVLATYGRVDVLVNNAGVAPKVRLDVLETTPESYDWVMSVNARGTFFFTQRVARWMVEWLEQEPEVPRPRIVFITSISAYVSSASRAEYCMSKAALSMAARVFADRLARHGIRVFEVRPGIIQTDMTAPVKEKYDKLISEGLVPQGRWGLPEDVGRAVVALVTGYFDYSTGLTVEVSGGMNIPRL
- a CDS encoding Xaa-Pro peptidase family protein, translating into MFDPYRRRVAKLQELMVEKDVDLFIIVTPENYLYFSGDVRRQPRMLIPASGDPALIVFASEVDEVRSSSWVPRILPYRALHEMMLNIIGEVSRLGKERPRIGLEVGFHVPSFLVERFRISNPTAEVVQERTLIEMVRKTKDAEEIQAIRKASELADKGMELVAAMLRPGLREKDLALELDYQLRKMGADGLGFPPFVNSGYRSLWLHGLATDKSIEKGELVLVDFAPVYQGYYANISRTFVVGRPLDEHRRAMGTYVQIHRNALESLRPGIPLFEVEQRVEDHRKSLPYGEYLIRGLIHGIGLAFEEFPFPTIFPEDVMATLDEGMTLAVGHPVLSVPGLGGFKQEDTVLLTSEGPEVLTHFRSGLIEV